The following are from one region of the Ignavibacteriales bacterium genome:
- a CDS encoding ROK family protein, which yields MAKPNKYAIGVDLGGTSIKVGVVSKEGKILKKVSLDTLADGGPDIVIHQIKKGIDLLLEDYKKEIVGIGIGSPGVVSIKKGTVENPPNLSNWKKVHLGKIIEKEYDIKTVVENDANAAAIGELIFGAGKGFSDFIMITLGTGVGGGIIMNRKLYRGETGAAGEIGHITIAYDGKPCNCGGVGCVEAYIGNNYMIERVSRELPDHPESKIFELLDNNLNHLTPKIINDAAVSGDEFAKSIIFDTGKYLGYALATVINILDISTIIIGGGVAGFGKILFDSVEKTTKERTLKCFKDRVKIYPAKLKNEAGIKGASALVFYKS from the coding sequence ATGGCTAAGCCAAATAAATATGCAATCGGAGTTGATCTTGGCGGTACTTCAATTAAAGTTGGAGTAGTTTCTAAGGAAGGGAAAATTCTTAAAAAAGTATCTTTAGATACATTAGCAGATGGCGGACCGGATATTGTCATTCATCAAATTAAAAAAGGGATTGATCTTTTACTGGAGGATTATAAAAAAGAAATTGTTGGAATTGGAATCGGGTCGCCCGGTGTTGTTTCGATAAAGAAAGGCACAGTTGAAAATCCGCCAAACTTGAGCAACTGGAAGAAAGTGCATCTTGGAAAAATTATTGAAAAAGAATATGACATTAAAACTGTTGTTGAAAATGATGCAAACGCTGCGGCAATTGGCGAATTAATTTTTGGCGCCGGCAAAGGTTTCTCTGATTTCATAATGATTACATTAGGCACCGGTGTTGGTGGTGGAATTATAATGAATCGCAAATTGTATCGTGGTGAAACTGGTGCAGCCGGGGAAATTGGACATATTACTATTGCGTATGATGGCAAACCTTGTAATTGTGGCGGTGTGGGCTGTGTTGAAGCTTATATTGGAAACAATTATATGATAGAACGGGTATCAAGGGAATTGCCGGATCATCCTGAATCTAAAATATTTGAATTGCTCGATAATAATTTGAATCACCTTACACCAAAAATTATTAACGATGCTGCGGTTTCCGGAGATGAATTTGCTAAATCGATAATTTTTGATACCGGTAAATACCTTGGTTATGCCTTGGCAACAGTAATTAATATTTTAGATATAAGTACAATAATTATCGGTGGTGGTGTTGCCGGCTTCGGTAAAATATTATTCGATTCAGTTGAAAAAACAACAAAGGAAAGGACATTAAAATGTTTTAAGGATAGAGTAAAGATTTATCCTGCAAAATTAAAAAATGAAGCCGGAATAAAGGGCGCTTCTGCATTGGTGTTTTATAAATCGTAA
- a CDS encoding class A beta-lactamase-related serine hydrolase, translating into MNFFSYFYHRKLSGILLLFIIIILSLNNYSSAQMENLTIKQLKEKIESQLKNIKGDYAVAFKSLVDTSDVIFINENENFHAASTMKTPVMIEVFKQAAEGKLKLTDSILVKNEFKSLADGSSFKLDIDRDGGESLYKSIGGKMSIYDLVYDMITVSSNLATNILIELVEAKNVSKTMRQLGANKIKVMRGVEDMKAYDLGMNNTTTALDLLIIFEKIANSEIISAEACREMIKILADQKFNEVIPAHLPGNIKVAHKTGSVDGVQHDSGIIILPDGEKYVLVLLTKNLESNSEAIKVLANVSKEIYDYITNKKL; encoded by the coding sequence ATGAATTTCTTTAGTTATTTTTATCACCGGAAATTGTCCGGAATCTTGCTGCTGTTTATAATTATAATTTTATCATTAAACAATTATTCTTCTGCTCAAATGGAAAATTTAACAATCAAACAATTAAAAGAAAAAATAGAATCCCAGCTAAAAAATATTAAAGGTGATTATGCCGTGGCTTTTAAAAGTTTGGTAGATACTTCTGATGTTATCTTTATAAATGAAAATGAAAATTTTCATGCAGCAAGTACAATGAAAACCCCGGTTATGATTGAAGTATTTAAGCAGGCAGCTGAAGGGAAACTTAAATTAACTGATTCCATCCTTGTTAAAAATGAATTCAAAAGCCTGGCGGATGGAAGTTCTTTTAAATTAGATATTGATAGAGATGGTGGTGAATCTCTTTATAAATCGATTGGCGGAAAAATGTCTATTTACGATCTGGTTTATGATATGATAACTGTTAGCAGCAACTTAGCGACCAACATTTTAATAGAATTAGTTGAAGCTAAAAATGTTTCCAAAACAATGCGTCAACTCGGAGCAAATAAAATTAAGGTAATGCGTGGAGTTGAAGATATGAAGGCTTACGACCTTGGAATGAACAATACAACAACTGCCCTGGACCTATTGATCATTTTTGAAAAGATTGCAAATAGTGAAATAATTTCCGCCGAAGCTTGTAGAGAAATGATAAAAATTTTAGCTGACCAAAAATTTAATGAAGTTATTCCTGCCCATCTTCCAGGTAATATAAAAGTTGCGCATAAGACTGGATCAGTCGATGGAGTTCAGCATGATTCAGGAATAATAATTCTCCCTGACGGTGAAAAATATGTGCTTGTGCTTTTAACAAAGAATCTTGAAAGCAATAGCGAAGCGATAAAAGTTCTTGCTAATGTTTCCAAAGAAATTTACGACTATATAACAAATAAAAAATTGTAG
- a CDS encoding T9SS type A sorting domain-containing protein: MFILSDVLFPLLQILKVKNLFQDFKLPTEQNVELKLFDILGSEVKTILNELMPAGFQSVVLTTTELTSGVYLYRLKAGNFTEIKKMVVAK, encoded by the coding sequence ATGTTTATTCTATCGGATGTATTATTTCCATTGTTGCAAATATTGAAAGTGAAAAATTTGTTTCAAGATTTTAAATTACCAACAGAGCAAAATGTGGAGTTGAAATTATTTGATATACTTGGTAGTGAAGTGAAGACCATATTAAATGAACTCATGCCTGCCGGATTTCAATCTGTTGTTTTAACAACAACTGAATTAACCTCAGGTGTATATTTGTACAGGTTAAAGGCAGGCAATTTTACTGAAATTAAAAAAATGGTAGTTGCCAAGTAG
- a CDS encoding NYN domain-containing protein, which translates to MKTYLIDGNNLIGKIRSLMDLQSKDRQGVREKLAFMIDNYFTGKNAKVLLFYDGYENLLIRSTKSKIIYSQKKTADDVIKNQIGNSKNPRQIVMISSDNNLIQFASVCGCETIKSEKFAAEISAHKNLDDEEDRERSIDNNEIKKLFGV; encoded by the coding sequence ATGAAAACGTACCTGATAGATGGCAATAATTTAATTGGCAAAATAAGATCATTGATGGACTTGCAATCAAAGGACAGGCAGGGTGTCCGCGAAAAACTTGCTTTTATGATTGACAATTATTTCACCGGGAAAAATGCTAAAGTATTACTCTTTTATGACGGTTATGAAAATCTCTTAATTCGTTCCACTAAATCAAAAATAATTTATTCACAAAAAAAAACCGCAGATGATGTAATTAAAAATCAAATTGGGAATTCCAAAAATCCAAGACAGATAGTTATGATTAGTTCAGACAATAATCTAATCCAATTTGCCAGTGTGTGCGGATGCGAAACTATTAAATCCGAAAAATTTGCTGCTGAAATTTCTGCTCATAAGAATCTTGATGATGAAGAGGATCGTGAAAGATCTATAGACAACAACGAAATTAAAAAATTATTTGGTGTATAA
- a CDS encoding glycosyl hydrolase family 18 protein, whose amino-acid sequence MLRFLFLFVLLVNQFSYSQEHISVHQRDKEQFGQKEKPIVSVDESREEIIPLVIKSTTSLNKSVFGFLPDWEYPTAKFNLRYDLLTHIAAFDFAVSSSGVISNPSGWPWTDVINTAHTNGVKIIMAITNFNKDGIRTILTNTTVKNTFFANIKTKIQTYNLDGVNIDFEGPYTADRGSLMNGFMADLTNYVHTNLPGKEVSFDGPVVNWSGWDFVGLANSCDYIFIMGYDFNGSWSTTTGPSSPLSGGTYNVGNSLTSTSWGYGNVVASNPGKLILGIPYYGDHWTTQTSAANSTVISFISSTRFKDDYLNSLTYGRIWQSSYQVPWYRYQQSSTWHQKWYDDDQSLGLKYDQAISKSLKGVGMWALGYDGTRQELWDLLRNRFYSEVPVEFTSFSAIQNETKIKLSWTTATETNNMGFEILRTIAEEEPAWEKVGFINGHGTTTEPSNYVFYNDISDVNSKKVNYRLKQIDTNGSYNYSDIIEVELTPFKFYLSQNFPNPFNPATRIDFQLPTDEFISIKVFDLLGNDVENLYEGMMNSGFHRFNIDGSKLTTGVYFYKLSSKNFNEVKKMMLVR is encoded by the coding sequence ATGTTGAGATTTTTATTCCTTTTTGTTTTACTTGTTAATCAATTTTCATATTCACAGGAACATATTTCTGTTCATCAAAGAGATAAAGAACAATTCGGTCAAAAAGAAAAACCAATTGTTTCGGTTGATGAAAGTAGAGAAGAGATAATACCTTTGGTAATAAAAAGTACAACATCGTTGAATAAATCTGTGTTTGGATTTCTACCTGATTGGGAATACCCAACCGCTAAATTTAATTTGAGATATGATCTTCTTACACACATAGCTGCTTTCGATTTTGCCGTTAGCAGCAGTGGAGTTATCAGCAATCCTTCCGGATGGCCCTGGACTGATGTTATAAATACTGCCCACACCAATGGTGTTAAAATTATAATGGCAATAACAAATTTTAATAAAGATGGTATCAGAACAATTCTTACTAATACAACAGTTAAAAACACATTTTTTGCTAATATAAAAACAAAGATACAAACTTATAATCTTGATGGTGTCAATATCGACTTTGAGGGACCATACACCGCAGACCGTGGTAGTTTGATGAATGGATTTATGGCTGATTTAACAAATTATGTTCACACAAATTTACCTGGTAAAGAAGTTTCTTTTGATGGACCAGTTGTAAATTGGAGTGGATGGGATTTTGTTGGATTAGCAAATTCCTGTGATTATATATTTATAATGGGCTACGATTTTAATGGTAGTTGGAGTACTACTACCGGTCCAAGTTCACCTTTAAGCGGTGGAACTTATAATGTCGGTAACTCATTAACTTCAACAAGCTGGGGATATGGAAATGTGGTTGCCTCTAATCCCGGTAAATTGATTTTAGGAATTCCATATTATGGTGATCATTGGACAACACAAACAAGCGCAGCTAATTCAACTGTTATAAGTTTTATAAGTTCAACCAGGTTTAAGGATGATTATTTAAATTCTTTAACCTATGGTAGAATCTGGCAGAGTTCTTACCAGGTGCCATGGTATCGATATCAACAAAGCAGTACGTGGCACCAGAAATGGTACGATGATGATCAGAGTCTTGGATTAAAATATGATCAGGCAATTTCTAAAAGCCTTAAAGGTGTTGGAATGTGGGCGCTTGGTTATGATGGAACTCGCCAGGAACTTTGGGATCTTTTACGAAATCGATTTTACTCTGAAGTTCCAGTTGAGTTCACTTCTTTTTCAGCTATTCAAAACGAAACCAAAATAAAATTGAGTTGGACCACCGCTACTGAAACAAATAATATGGGATTTGAAATTCTGAGAACAATAGCTGAAGAAGAACCGGCTTGGGAAAAAGTAGGATTTATAAACGGACACGGAACTACTACTGAACCTTCAAACTATGTTTTTTATAATGATATTAGTGATGTAAATTCAAAAAAAGTTAATTACAGGTTAAAACAAATCGATACAAATGGAAGCTATAATTACTCAGATATAATTGAAGTTGAATTAACTCCGTTTAAATTCTATCTATCGCAAAACTTTCCAAATCCTTTCAATCCAGCTACAAGAATAGATTTTCAATTGCCAACAGATGAATTTATTTCAATCAAAGTTTTTGATCTTTTAGGAAACGATGTTGAAAATCTTTATGAGGGAATGATGAATTCAGGTTTTCATAGATTTAATATTGATGGAAGTAAATTAACCACCGGAGTATATTTCTATAAACTTTCATCTAAGAATTTTAATGAAGTAAAAAAGATGATGTTAGTACGATAG
- a CDS encoding putative LPS assembly protein LptD — translation MIKVILYITILLPGLILAQKPDSIFVKPDSVSFNNLQKDSLAVSDSTKRKKKQFDVNAVINATASDSLIFKVKEKKMELYGNGEMKYKQTDLKSANIIVNFQTNQIAASGVPDTADKSGKKLMGTPVLTEASETYEGTNLTYNFKTQQGFISLAKTKSEGTYYGGSKVKKMDKETYFVQNGMYTTCTDDTPHYNFYASEMKVIMKEQIIAKWIWLYIGGVPLPIPLPFGAFPTQSGRRSGIIAPAYGQSEKQGWYLTHLGYFWAMSDYMDLNGTMDYFFKGGFSLNSRFRYAKRYSLSGSIDAGYKNLHFGETGDPGYKTQRDWSLSINHNQVIDPTMRLDAHLTFMSSKNFINNNSINYDDLLTQNIVSSATLFKTWEESGNSLSLSYSRNQYLSTGQIDEILPNLTFTLSQSYPFKRKGKVDASDQKWYELLGYSYSGRFLNRRNKTAGNLNIRGGIQHDVGISVSPKIGYINISPRVSYTERWYNKRIEKSIGPVPIYNSANVITGYKNDVISKDINEINMVRDFDFSISASTRLYGIIQPNALGIDALRHTITPSISYNYTPDFSKPKWGYYDSYKDTNGKQIKYSKFEKEVFTGPGEGESQSLSFSVGNIFEMKTKKDPTDTTSEAKKIQLLNFDASVGYNFAADSMRLSDLHLGYRTQVADFLNFSGGSTYSFYDYALNKNGSLQKINKFLINEKKGLLKLTNFDFSISASLSGEKLKSKETKEEKKKLEENEVTNKQSNYSGIYNEEDPDFEIPWDVSLSYNYRFDNIGHTKSSNVNLNLNTNLTKSWKLSLSAYYDIFRKEFQAPQINIYKDLHCWELKITWNPLGTYRGYRFEIRIKAPQLQDIKVTRRRGQFQGVGY, via the coding sequence ATGATAAAAGTAATATTATATATCACAATTCTGCTCCCAGGTTTAATTCTCGCTCAGAAGCCTGATTCTATTTTTGTTAAACCTGATTCCGTTTCCTTTAACAACCTTCAAAAAGATTCGCTTGCAGTTTCCGATTCCACTAAAAGAAAAAAGAAACAGTTTGATGTAAATGCGGTTATCAACGCAACAGCTTCAGATTCCCTTATCTTCAAAGTGAAAGAAAAGAAGATGGAGCTTTATGGCAATGGTGAAATGAAGTACAAACAAACTGATCTGAAAAGTGCAAACATCATTGTTAATTTTCAAACAAATCAAATTGCTGCTTCAGGAGTGCCTGATACCGCCGATAAATCCGGGAAAAAACTAATGGGCACGCCGGTGCTTACTGAAGCAAGTGAAACCTATGAAGGAACTAATCTAACTTACAACTTCAAAACACAACAGGGATTTATTTCTCTTGCTAAGACTAAATCCGAAGGAACGTATTACGGCGGTTCTAAAGTAAAAAAAATGGATAAGGAAACATACTTTGTTCAGAATGGAATGTATACAACTTGCACAGATGATACTCCTCATTATAATTTTTACGCAAGCGAAATGAAAGTTATTATGAAAGAACAGATTATTGCTAAATGGATTTGGCTATACATCGGAGGTGTTCCTTTACCAATTCCACTTCCTTTCGGAGCGTTTCCTACTCAATCCGGCAGACGCTCCGGCATAATTGCACCAGCTTATGGCCAAAGTGAAAAGCAAGGTTGGTATCTTACACACCTTGGTTACTTTTGGGCAATGAGCGATTACATGGATTTGAACGGTACTATGGATTACTTCTTCAAAGGTGGCTTCAGTTTAAATAGCAGATTCAGATATGCAAAACGTTACTCATTGAGTGGAAGTATTGATGCAGGTTATAAAAATCTTCATTTCGGTGAAACCGGGGACCCGGGTTATAAGACACAAAGAGATTGGAGTTTATCTATAAACCATAACCAGGTAATCGATCCAACTATGCGACTGGATGCACATTTGACTTTTATGTCCTCGAAAAATTTTATCAATAATAACAGTATTAACTATGACGATCTGCTAACCCAGAATATTGTCTCTAGCGCAACACTTTTTAAAACTTGGGAAGAATCTGGTAACAGTTTGTCCCTAAGTTACAGCAGAAACCAATATCTTTCAACTGGACAAATAGATGAAATATTACCAAATCTTACTTTTACTCTTTCTCAATCATACCCTTTTAAACGGAAAGGAAAAGTTGATGCATCAGATCAAAAATGGTATGAACTATTAGGATATTCATACTCAGGACGGTTTTTGAACAGAAGAAATAAAACTGCCGGTAATTTAAATATCAGGGGCGGTATTCAGCACGATGTTGGCATTAGCGTTTCTCCCAAGATTGGCTACATCAATATATCACCTAGAGTTTCTTACACAGAAAGATGGTATAACAAACGAATTGAAAAATCGATTGGTCCGGTTCCGATTTATAATTCCGCAAATGTAATTACAGGATATAAAAATGATGTGATCTCTAAAGATATTAATGAAATTAATATGGTTCGTGATTTCGATTTTAGTATTTCGGCATCAACAAGATTGTATGGGATTATTCAACCAAATGCGTTAGGAATTGATGCTTTAAGACATACAATTACACCTTCAATTTCTTACAATTATACGCCCGATTTTTCCAAACCAAAATGGGGATACTACGATAGCTACAAAGACACAAACGGAAAGCAAATAAAATATAGCAAATTTGAAAAGGAAGTTTTTACCGGACCGGGTGAAGGCGAATCCCAAAGTTTAAGTTTTTCTGTCGGGAATATTTTTGAAATGAAAACCAAGAAAGATCCGACTGATACAACTTCCGAAGCTAAAAAAATCCAACTCCTTAATTTTGATGCTTCTGTTGGATATAATTTTGCGGCTGATAGTATGAGGCTTTCGGATTTACATTTAGGATACCGCACACAGGTAGCAGATTTTCTGAATTTTTCTGGTGGTTCTACTTATTCATTTTATGATTATGCACTGAATAAAAACGGTTCTTTGCAAAAAATTAATAAATTCTTAATTAATGAAAAAAAAGGATTGTTAAAGCTAACTAACTTCGACTTCTCAATATCTGCTTCACTATCAGGTGAAAAATTAAAGAGCAAGGAAACAAAGGAAGAAAAAAAGAAACTGGAAGAGAATGAGGTGACAAATAAGCAAAGTAATTATTCCGGTATTTACAATGAAGAAGATCCTGATTTTGAAATTCCGTGGGATGTTTCTCTTAGTTATAATTATAGATTTGATAATATTGGACATACAAAAAGTTCCAATGTAAACCTTAATTTGAATACAAATCTTACAAAGTCCTGGAAACTTTCTCTATCTGCTTACTATGATATTTTCAGAAAGGAATTTCAGGCTCCCCAAATAAATATTTACAAGGATTTACACTGCTGGGAATTGAAAATAACATGGAATCCTCTTGGCACTTATCGTGGTTACCGATTTGAGATAAGAATTAAAGCACCGCAATTGCAGGATATTAAAGTAACCCGAAGACGAGGGCAATTCCAGGGAGTTGGATATTGA
- a CDS encoding deoxyhypusine synthase yields MADKKELLKEIIQHIDIKSYNVVPFVDAMEKMAFTARDLNRAAKIYERMLIDKDCTVILTLAGSLFSAGLKKVVYDLITNNMVDAIVSTGAIMVDQDFFEALGFKHYIGTPFSDDNQLRDLHIDRIYDTFIDEDELRICDETTAKILDTLEQRPYSSRELLWEFGKYLEMNGGPKVDDSVVYTAYKKNVPIFVPAFSDCSAGFGFVMHQTKNPDKHVSIDSAKDFLELTQIKLHSKETGIFMIGGGVPKNFTQDIVVAADLLQDDAPMHKYAIQITVADVRDGALSSSTLKEASSWGKVETTFEQMVYSEATIAMPLVAGYAYHKGVWKNRKAKELQKLFLKQTTQV; encoded by the coding sequence ATGGCTGACAAAAAAGAATTATTAAAAGAAATTATTCAACACATAGACATAAAGAGTTATAATGTTGTTCCTTTTGTGGATGCTATGGAAAAAATGGCTTTTACTGCAAGAGATTTGAATCGTGCAGCTAAGATTTATGAAAGAATGTTGATCGATAAAGATTGCACAGTTATTCTTACGCTTGCTGGAAGTTTATTCAGTGCAGGATTAAAGAAAGTCGTTTACGATCTTATAACAAATAATATGGTTGATGCAATAGTTTCCACCGGCGCCATAATGGTTGATCAGGATTTTTTTGAAGCCCTCGGTTTCAAACATTACATCGGTACACCATTTAGCGATGATAACCAACTTCGCGATCTTCATATTGATAGAATTTATGATACATTCATTGATGAAGATGAATTAAGAATTTGCGATGAAACTACTGCAAAAATTCTGGATACATTAGAACAGCGCCCATATTCGTCCAGAGAACTTCTTTGGGAGTTTGGAAAATATTTAGAGATGAACGGTGGACCTAAAGTTGATGACAGCGTTGTTTATACAGCTTATAAAAAGAATGTCCCGATCTTTGTTCCTGCTTTCTCAGATTGTTCAGCAGGTTTTGGATTTGTAATGCATCAAACCAAAAATCCGGATAAACATGTTTCAATCGATTCTGCAAAAGATTTTCTTGAACTTACTCAAATTAAATTACATTCAAAGGAAACCGGAATCTTTATGATCGGTGGTGGTGTACCTAAAAACTTTACACAGGATATTGTTGTTGCGGCGGACCTGCTTCAGGATGATGCACCGATGCACAAGTACGCCATCCAAATTACAGTTGCAGATGTTAGAGATGGAGCCCTTTCCTCTTCAACATTAAAAGAAGCCAGTTCGTGGGGAAAAGTAGAAACTACCTTTGAGCAGATGGTTTATTCCGAGGCTACGATTGCTATGCCGCTTGTGGCAGGGTATGCTTACCACAAAGGTGTCTGGAAAAATCGCAAGGCTAAGGAATTGCAAAAATTATTTTTGAAGCAAACTACACAAGTGTAA